In Maridesulfovibrio ferrireducens, one genomic interval encodes:
- a CDS encoding HD domain-containing protein, with protein MSNLSGSEASIENLRAGRDALLAACSKSMPQDFSQRMALLVDCYFNARLAEAVVSGVLPDCTGLSVLAVGGYGRGKLSPFSDLDVLVLTDLSKADVLENLAAFLFHPLWDLKFEVGHGVRSVPQNVELAKSDFKVLASLLDLRFISGNEELFKTLSGEFTQKVLTVAGDSFCRTLWENRKAVGVGMDSVVLEPDLKNGWGTLRDVQFVHWCAGVKGDYFPLNSDDLADLRRDEALLIRVRSALHLTARRKQDRLDIERLADVASLCGVKGYSPAKRGNDLLNELHAAMIRVRSMGDALYRESFIKDSQQFIKWSGPISLKSALNLFEIKSRNGNPLTREARRAVANINSEIDICLGDALNLLIKILEAPYGWRSSLEMLDSGVFNSFLPEFSKVAALIPYDGYHRYPPGRHSLLTVHKCCDIYKDEFEGETLTPANLDILMLGAFFHDIGKGGRDHHKCGAEITAEILSRTTFPSEFKDDVVFLVREHLLLVKGARRIDLSDGDSLLEIAHKVGTTRRLKLLFILSMADSMATGPRVWNSWSESLLRELYSGLEHILAEAFVHEFDNDQKIVETRARVKILSSELMEGSLVDSMLDAMPDRYLLSLEPEEIVCHMEQVIDFNAAYEKDLIRKPSGKGGKGLNIVRSVENIADGRTIIVITARDQDFLFAAQAGVLALHSINILSADIFSWSDGTAVNIFTVESPSAESAPTDLWARVERSIMYAMTGRLSLDYRLHKKRNSFFAKTNSQKVPTQISVDNDSSELCTIIEVRTQDRSGILYDMAVTFSRMNVDLRMARISTTGSSVFDVFHVENAGWGKIEDSEHVKELVVALEYAVSSAQ; from the coding sequence ATGTCGAATTTGTCCGGCTCGGAAGCATCGATTGAAAATCTTCGTGCAGGGCGGGATGCTCTCCTTGCGGCATGCTCTAAGAGTATGCCGCAGGATTTCTCTCAGCGAATGGCTCTTCTGGTGGATTGTTATTTCAACGCCAGACTTGCAGAAGCCGTTGTAAGTGGGGTTTTACCCGACTGTACCGGGCTTTCTGTTTTGGCGGTGGGTGGTTACGGGAGAGGTAAGCTTTCACCTTTTTCAGATTTGGATGTTTTAGTACTTACAGATTTGTCAAAGGCGGATGTCCTTGAAAATCTGGCTGCCTTTTTGTTCCACCCTTTGTGGGATTTGAAATTTGAGGTAGGGCACGGCGTGCGCAGTGTTCCGCAGAATGTAGAGCTTGCAAAGAGTGATTTTAAAGTGTTGGCGTCGCTTTTGGATTTACGGTTTATCTCCGGAAATGAAGAATTGTTTAAAACTCTTTCGGGTGAATTTACTCAGAAGGTTTTAACCGTAGCAGGAGATTCTTTTTGCAGAACTCTGTGGGAGAATCGCAAGGCTGTGGGAGTTGGTATGGATTCGGTTGTTCTTGAGCCGGATCTGAAAAATGGATGGGGAACTCTTCGCGATGTTCAGTTTGTGCATTGGTGTGCAGGTGTAAAAGGCGATTACTTTCCGTTAAATTCTGATGATCTTGCTGATTTGCGCAGAGACGAGGCCTTATTAATAAGAGTCCGTTCGGCGTTACACCTCACAGCAAGGCGCAAGCAGGATCGTCTGGATATTGAAAGGCTTGCCGACGTAGCTTCGCTTTGCGGAGTAAAGGGATATTCTCCGGCAAAGCGGGGGAACGATCTTTTAAATGAGCTGCATGCGGCAATGATTCGCGTCCGGTCCATGGGAGATGCTCTCTACCGGGAATCATTCATTAAAGATTCGCAGCAGTTTATAAAATGGTCCGGCCCAATCAGTTTAAAATCAGCTCTCAATCTTTTTGAAATAAAATCTAGAAATGGTAATCCCTTAACTCGTGAAGCCAGACGGGCTGTCGCGAACATCAATAGTGAAATAGATATTTGTTTAGGTGATGCTCTAAATTTACTGATTAAAATTTTAGAAGCTCCATATGGCTGGCGGTCTTCGCTCGAAATGCTCGACAGCGGTGTGTTTAATTCTTTCCTGCCTGAATTTTCCAAAGTTGCGGCTTTGATTCCGTATGACGGATATCATCGCTATCCACCCGGAAGGCATTCGCTGCTAACTGTTCATAAATGCTGCGATATATATAAAGATGAATTTGAAGGGGAAACACTTACTCCCGCTAATCTCGATATATTGATGCTCGGAGCCTTTTTTCACGACATAGGAAAAGGTGGTCGTGATCACCATAAATGCGGTGCTGAAATAACGGCAGAAATATTGTCACGGACCACTTTCCCCTCTGAGTTTAAAGATGACGTCGTTTTCCTTGTACGGGAGCACCTGCTGCTTGTTAAGGGGGCAAGACGCATTGACTTAAGTGATGGAGACTCCTTGCTTGAAATTGCCCACAAAGTTGGAACCACGCGAAGACTGAAACTTCTTTTTATTCTTTCAATGGCTGACTCAATGGCGACAGGCCCGCGCGTTTGGAATTCGTGGAGTGAATCTTTGCTCAGAGAACTCTACTCAGGGCTTGAGCATATTCTGGCTGAAGCGTTTGTTCATGAGTTTGATAATGATCAAAAAATTGTTGAAACACGAGCTAGAGTTAAGATTCTTTCCTCCGAACTTATGGAAGGTTCATTAGTTGACTCAATGCTTGATGCAATGCCGGACAGATATCTTTTAAGTCTAGAGCCGGAAGAAATTGTTTGCCACATGGAGCAGGTAATTGACTTTAATGCGGCCTATGAAAAAGATTTGATTCGCAAGCCGAGCGGAAAGGGCGGGAAAGGATTGAATATTGTTCGTTCTGTTGAAAATATTGCTGACGGAAGAACAATAATTGTGATTACAGCCCGGGATCAGGATTTTCTTTTTGCTGCACAGGCCGGAGTGCTGGCACTTCATTCAATAAATATTCTTTCTGCGGATATTTTTTCATGGTCTGACGGGACCGCTGTGAACATTTTTACAGTTGAAAGTCCCTCAGCCGAAAGCGCTCCAACGGATCTTTGGGCGCGGGTGGAAAGGTCCATAATGTATGCCATGACCGGTCGGCTTTCACTTGATTACAGGCTGCATAAGAAACGAAATTCATTTTTTGCGAAGACAAATTCTCAAAAAGTTCCCACTCAGATTTCTGTGGATAATGATTCCAGTGAACTATGCACTATCATTGAAGTAAGAACTCAAGATCGTTCAGGAATACTTTATGATATGGCTGTAACTTTTTCACGGATGAATGTTGATCTGCGGATGGCAAGGATTTCTACCACCGGAAGCAGTGTGTTTGATGTGTTCCATGTGGAAAACGCGGGTTGGGGTAAAATTGAAGACAGCGAGCATGTAAAGGAGCTTGTGGTTGCTTTGGAATATGCAGTTTCGAGTGCTCAATAA
- a CDS encoding P-II family nitrogen regulator: MKKIEAIVRPFKVDDVKEAIAALGLKGMTVTEVKGFGRQGGHKEVYRGAEYQVDFIAKTKIEIVVEAERVPEVLEAVRNSALTGKVGDGKIFVTSVDEVVRIRTGETGLDAI; this comes from the coding sequence ATGAAAAAAATAGAAGCTATAGTCAGGCCGTTCAAGGTTGATGATGTGAAGGAAGCTATTGCCGCACTTGGTTTGAAAGGAATGACTGTCACTGAAGTTAAAGGCTTCGGTCGTCAGGGCGGTCATAAAGAAGTGTATCGCGGAGCTGAATATCAGGTTGATTTTATTGCCAAGACTAAAATTGAAATAGTGGTTGAGGCTGAGAGAGTTCCTGAAGTGCTTGAAGCTGTGCGCAACTCCGCACTGACCGGAAAAGTCGGTGATGGTAAAATATTTGTCACATCTGTTGACGAAGTGGTGCGTATCAGAACCGGCGAAACGGGGTTGGATGCAATTTAA
- a CDS encoding ammonium transporter yields the protein MNAADTSFILICAALVMFMTPGLALFYAGMARNKNVLGTIMQSFVMLGLVSIIWAVIGYTLAFGDDIGGIIGGMNFFALDGVGIDTLNSPADNLPHLLFMIFQGMFAVITPALITGAFAERMKFKALLIFSSLWIIFVYAPMCHWVWGGGWMGERGALDFAGGAVVHMSSGAAALAACLVIGKRKGYGKRSFIPHNLPMTLLGAGILWFGWFGFNAGSALAANGIAANAFVTTHLGAAAGLLGWLLAESLHGGKATTLGAASGAVAGLVAITPAAGFVTPMAAILIGFGGGIICYGGILLKSILKYDDSLDVVGIHGLGGTWGAIATGLFASIGAEGLFYGNPAQLWIQLESVVCTWGYCFVMSWILLKAVDAVCGLRVSEEAESIGLDVAEHSEAGYQF from the coding sequence ATGAATGCAGCGGATACTTCATTTATTCTTATTTGTGCTGCCTTGGTAATGTTTATGACTCCGGGGCTTGCACTTTTTTATGCGGGCATGGCGCGGAATAAAAATGTTTTGGGCACTATAATGCAGAGTTTTGTGATGCTTGGTCTTGTTTCAATTATATGGGCCGTCATTGGTTATACTCTGGCCTTTGGCGATGATATCGGTGGGATTATCGGTGGAATGAACTTTTTCGCTTTGGATGGTGTCGGAATTGATACGCTGAACAGTCCGGCTGATAATCTGCCTCATCTTTTATTTATGATTTTTCAGGGTATGTTCGCTGTTATTACCCCTGCGCTTATCACAGGAGCTTTTGCTGAGCGTATGAAATTCAAGGCTCTTTTGATCTTTTCTTCTTTATGGATCATTTTTGTATACGCCCCCATGTGTCATTGGGTTTGGGGCGGAGGCTGGATGGGGGAAAGAGGAGCGCTGGACTTTGCGGGAGGAGCCGTTGTCCATATGAGTTCAGGAGCAGCAGCTCTTGCAGCCTGCTTAGTGATTGGAAAACGTAAAGGGTACGGAAAACGGTCATTCATTCCGCATAACTTGCCTATGACTTTGCTCGGAGCTGGGATTTTGTGGTTCGGGTGGTTCGGATTTAACGCAGGCAGCGCTCTTGCTGCAAACGGTATTGCGGCAAATGCTTTTGTGACAACTCATCTTGGAGCCGCCGCCGGACTTCTCGGCTGGTTGCTTGCTGAAAGTCTGCATGGTGGCAAGGCTACAACTTTGGGGGCGGCTTCCGGTGCTGTAGCAGGGCTTGTTGCTATTACTCCTGCTGCCGGATTTGTCACGCCGATGGCTGCGATTCTTATTGGATTCGGCGGCGGTATAATCTGTTATGGTGGCATTCTGCTGAAATCTATTCTTAAGTATGATGACTCACTTGACGTTGTAGGAATTCATGGTCTTGGCGGAACATGGGGCGCAATTGCAACGGGTCTTTTTGCAAGCATAGGGGCAGAAGGTTTGTTTTATGGAAATCCTGCACAGCTTTGGATTCAGCTTGAATCTGTTGTCTGCACATGGGGGTATTGCTTCGTCATGAGCTGGATACTTCTCAAAGCCGTTGATGCTGTTTGCGGCCTTCGTGTTAGCGAAGAAGCGGAATCCATCGGACTTGATGTCGCGGAGCACAGTGAAGCTGGGTATCAGTTCTAA
- a CDS encoding metal ABC transporter solute-binding protein, Zn/Mn family, whose translation MPACKLKYIFTIALLLIGTVAHTAPLQVTVSIVPQKYFVKKIGGDLVDVNVMVRPGRSPAIYEPQPRQMAQLSKAAIYFAIGVPFEQAWLPRFKSANTDLKIVHLSECVVKQPMQEHLHEEKEHRDHNENFLTDPHIWLSPPLVRILTIQIRDSLIEADPKNANIYRKNYYTFAGEIDELDNELINTFKDSTNQQSFMVYHPSWGYFARAYGLRQIPIELEGKEPSPKEMTHIIDFARKNSVSTIFIQPQFSRKSAQAIASSIGARILDADPLSADWDENLRKTAKAFLNGSH comes from the coding sequence ATGCCCGCTTGCAAATTGAAATATATATTTACAATTGCGCTTCTGTTAATCGGCACAGTTGCGCACACCGCCCCTTTACAAGTGACGGTTTCTATTGTTCCACAAAAGTATTTTGTAAAAAAAATTGGAGGAGATCTAGTTGATGTAAATGTAATGGTCAGACCGGGCCGTAGCCCTGCCATATACGAGCCACAGCCTCGACAGATGGCGCAGCTCAGCAAAGCGGCTATCTATTTTGCCATAGGGGTTCCGTTTGAACAAGCGTGGCTTCCAAGATTTAAATCTGCAAATACGGACTTAAAAATCGTTCATCTCAGTGAATGCGTGGTCAAACAACCAATGCAGGAACATCTCCATGAGGAAAAAGAACATCGCGACCATAACGAAAACTTTCTTACAGACCCGCACATATGGCTGTCTCCGCCTCTGGTTAGAATCCTAACCATTCAAATCAGAGACTCTCTGATAGAAGCAGACCCTAAAAACGCAAATATTTACCGGAAAAATTATTATACATTTGCCGGGGAAATTGATGAGCTGGATAATGAATTGATTAACACCTTCAAAGACTCAACTAACCAGCAAAGCTTTATGGTCTACCACCCTTCATGGGGATATTTCGCAAGAGCTTACGGACTCAGACAAATACCTATCGAGTTGGAAGGCAAAGAACCCAGCCCCAAAGAAATGACTCATATAATTGACTTTGCCCGTAAGAATTCAGTTTCGACCATATTCATTCAGCCGCAATTCTCAAGAAAGAGCGCACAGGCAATCGCCTCTTCAATAGGTGCAAGAATTCTGGACGCAGACCCTCTGTCCGCAGATTGGGATGAAAATCTCAGAAAAACAGCCAAAGCCTTTCTTAACGGCTCCCACTGA
- a CDS encoding sigma-54-dependent Fis family transcriptional regulator produces the protein MTISIDDYKALSQELDPEKLQRTILNLLLKLQNVERGSLWIERDSMYECVEALGHQSEELKGIKLNPNKKSIVGWVIQNGKMTIAEAGADARHNSQFENNFKVKSKNILCFPLLLKGKAVYGAVQVIDTSSDGDHLNLNPEYLTMLQDVVDIGSIALRNSLEFQTQQRKYAQLSRTLSCLREKNSIVGKSASVNKALKLVKNYAATNYPVLISGESGTGKELFAQEIHAQSGRADKPFLTQNCSAIPENLLESELFGYVKGAFTGATANKLGLFEAADEGTVFLDEIGDMDINLQAKVLRVLQENEIKPLGGTRTRKVNVRIISATNRKLEEEVRSGRFREDLYYRLNVLPLKLPCLNERQEDIPLLTEYFLTREASFSHMLPKKLTPEARTAMKNHKWPGNIRELENAVKQFQAMVPGDTIQLADLPPHIASPVTTPSIRTLTQKRGSALRSNSKEAPAMDISVFTWTELESTYVLKLLEKHKWNVSQAARAANLNRSTFDSRMKKLGITKKIDQ, from the coding sequence ATGACTATTTCAATCGACGACTACAAAGCTCTATCACAAGAACTGGACCCTGAAAAATTACAAAGAACCATTCTCAACCTACTTTTGAAACTACAGAATGTTGAGCGGGGTTCGCTTTGGATTGAACGGGACAGCATGTATGAATGTGTTGAAGCTCTAGGGCATCAAAGTGAAGAACTTAAGGGTATCAAGCTTAATCCTAACAAAAAAAGCATTGTAGGGTGGGTCATTCAAAACGGCAAAATGACTATCGCTGAAGCTGGAGCAGATGCCAGACATAACAGCCAGTTTGAAAACAATTTTAAAGTTAAAAGTAAAAATATATTATGCTTTCCGCTTCTACTTAAAGGCAAAGCAGTCTACGGGGCGGTTCAGGTCATTGATACCAGTTCGGACGGAGATCACTTAAACCTGAATCCTGAATATCTCACAATGCTTCAAGATGTTGTAGATATAGGATCTATAGCCCTGCGCAATTCTTTAGAATTTCAAACGCAACAGCGCAAATACGCACAACTCAGCAGGACTTTAAGCTGCCTGAGAGAAAAAAACTCTATTGTGGGCAAAAGCGCCTCAGTCAATAAAGCTCTTAAGCTTGTTAAAAATTACGCCGCAACAAACTATCCTGTACTTATTTCCGGGGAATCCGGAACAGGTAAGGAACTTTTCGCCCAAGAAATCCACGCCCAAAGCGGACGGGCTGATAAACCTTTTTTAACACAGAACTGTAGCGCGATACCGGAAAACCTTCTTGAAAGTGAATTGTTCGGATATGTAAAAGGAGCTTTCACCGGAGCTACCGCAAACAAGTTAGGGCTTTTTGAAGCAGCAGACGAAGGAACTGTTTTCCTTGATGAAATCGGAGATATGGACATCAATCTTCAGGCAAAAGTCCTTAGAGTTCTTCAGGAAAATGAAATAAAACCGCTCGGCGGAACTCGCACCCGCAAGGTAAATGTTCGCATAATTTCCGCAACGAACCGTAAACTGGAAGAAGAAGTGCGCTCTGGGCGTTTCAGAGAAGATCTTTATTACCGGTTGAATGTTTTGCCTCTGAAACTACCCTGCCTGAACGAAAGACAAGAAGACATTCCCCTGCTGACCGAATACTTCTTAACCAGAGAAGCTTCCTTCAGCCACATGCTGCCTAAAAAATTAACCCCTGAAGCTAGGACCGCCATGAAAAATCATAAATGGCCGGGCAACATTCGAGAACTGGAAAACGCAGTTAAACAATTTCAGGCCATGGTTCCCGGAGACACTATTCAACTGGCAGACCTGCCCCCTCACATTGCTTCTCCCGTGACTACCCCCTCAATAAGAACCCTGACTCAGAAACGAGGTTCAGCTCTTCGCTCCAACAGCAAAGAAGCCCCTGCAATGGATATTTCTGTGTTTACATGGACTGAACTTGAATCAACGTATGTCTTGAAACTTTTAGAAAAACATAAATGGAACGTCAGTCAGGCTGCACGAGCCGCCAATCTCAATCGCTCTACATTCGATTCGCGCATGAAGAAGCTCGGCATTACTAAAAAGATAGATCAGTAA
- a CDS encoding hydantoinase/oxoprolinase family protein: MLLLGIDVGGTHTDAVALGPDRIEAQVKVATNHDDLLSSIRNALGEIVRQTDPARIKQLNLSTTLSTNAIVEGKLEDVGVIVSAGPGLDPHSFMTCKDFHVIPGSLDHRGSETKQLNNLALEEAISSCRKSGVKVYAAVTKFSPRNPSHEKAIELAVGDNADFITLGHQITGRLNFPRRIATAFYNCAVWRIFNNFADAISGTLEEMGLGHIKVNILKADGGTMPLPLSRKVPVQSIFSGPAASVMGIIALCKITHDSIIYDIGGTTTDIAIFVGGTPLIEQEGINIGSYPTLVRALKVHSIGVGGDSAISILEGIVRVGPTRLGPSIAFGGKTPTLTDALIWKGSCDCGDIGKSKAGFAVFASKMDIDPEDLADKAIENAINKIHDSTRELVEEINQQPVYTIHELLENRRIVPRKIYMMGGPAKAMKMDIFRKFRLSTEVPENYDVANAIGAALTRTTTEIELFADTERGVMFIPSLGYRENVPRNYKLENAEKDAMNHLLAHLGEMSVAADGANALITSSSSFNMMNGSTTVGRNIRVKCQIKPGVVRTYS, translated from the coding sequence ATGCTCCTTCTTGGAATAGACGTCGGCGGAACTCATACTGATGCAGTGGCTTTAGGCCCGGACCGTATAGAAGCTCAAGTTAAAGTCGCAACTAACCATGACGACCTCCTCTCTTCTATCAGAAATGCGCTGGGTGAAATTGTCCGCCAAACCGACCCCGCACGCATCAAACAGCTCAATTTAAGTACGACCCTTTCTACAAACGCCATTGTTGAAGGGAAGCTTGAAGATGTCGGAGTAATTGTTTCGGCCGGCCCCGGACTCGACCCGCATTCTTTTATGACCTGCAAAGATTTTCATGTCATCCCCGGATCGCTTGATCACCGAGGCTCAGAAACCAAACAACTGAACAACCTTGCTCTCGAAGAAGCGATTTCCTCCTGCCGTAAGTCCGGTGTTAAAGTATACGCTGCTGTTACCAAATTTTCTCCACGGAACCCTTCTCACGAAAAAGCAATAGAGCTTGCCGTGGGTGACAACGCTGATTTTATAACCCTCGGGCACCAGATCACAGGACGCTTGAATTTCCCCAGACGCATTGCAACAGCCTTCTATAACTGCGCTGTCTGGCGTATTTTCAACAATTTTGCAGACGCTATTTCAGGAACACTTGAGGAAATGGGACTGGGCCACATAAAGGTCAACATCCTTAAAGCTGACGGTGGAACAATGCCGTTGCCTTTATCCAGAAAAGTTCCGGTTCAATCTATTTTTTCCGGCCCGGCCGCAAGTGTAATGGGTATTATAGCTCTTTGCAAAATCACCCACGACTCCATCATCTACGATATAGGCGGAACAACAACCGACATTGCCATCTTTGTCGGAGGCACCCCGCTTATCGAACAGGAAGGAATCAACATCGGTTCTTACCCGACACTGGTGCGTGCGCTAAAAGTTCATTCCATCGGGGTCGGAGGTGACTCCGCCATTTCAATCCTTGAAGGGATTGTACGAGTTGGACCGACAAGACTCGGACCTTCTATTGCTTTCGGAGGGAAAACTCCAACTCTCACAGACGCTCTTATCTGGAAAGGTTCATGCGACTGCGGAGATATCGGCAAATCCAAAGCTGGTTTTGCTGTTTTTGCCTCTAAAATGGACATAGACCCTGAAGATCTGGCTGATAAAGCAATTGAAAATGCCATTAATAAAATTCACGACTCAACCCGTGAGCTTGTGGAAGAAATTAATCAGCAACCAGTTTATACCATTCACGAACTGCTTGAAAACAGACGCATAGTTCCACGTAAAATTTATATGATGGGTGGCCCAGCCAAAGCCATGAAAATGGATATTTTCCGTAAATTCAGGCTTTCTACGGAAGTGCCGGAAAACTACGATGTAGCAAATGCAATCGGCGCGGCTTTGACTCGAACCACAACTGAAATTGAACTTTTCGCCGACACCGAACGCGGCGTAATGTTCATCCCTTCACTTGGCTACAGAGAAAATGTTCCCCGCAACTACAAACTTGAAAATGCGGAAAAAGACGCCATGAACCACCTGCTCGCCCATCTTGGCGAAATGAGCGTTGCCGCAGACGGGGCCAATGCGCTCATAACATCATCTTCCTCTTTTAATATGATGAACGGATCTACCACTGTGGGCAGAAATATCAGAGTTAAATGTCAAATCAAACCCGGCGTGGTCCGGACATATTCATAA
- a CDS encoding histone deacetylase yields MLKAENSLGIIFFPAFDWAISPTHPEREERLLYTQDQLREEGLFDIEGIREYKPEVAETVDIERVHFCFPEAEAIATRSHYISAGGAIKAAELVMQGERDRAFALVRPPGHHAMKTVQGSRGFCAINIEAIMCEHIREKYGHKRIAIIDTDCHHGDGTQDVYWHDPDTLFISMHQDGRTLYPGTGFPKDAGGPKALGRTINIPLPPGTSDAGFMMVMEKIVMPILDDFKPDLIINSAGQDNHFTDPITNMNFSAQGYAALNSMLKPDIAVLEGGYAIQGALPYVNLGISLAMAGVDYSHVREPGWNPITLKEPDDVMKYIGMLCDSIPDIYFNPPKESNEGIINGNWSVRHRTIFYDTEGFTESQTESLLLCDECRGLLKVETQKENGPMGFGIEIPIGACDKCRNTGYSLLEEAQVKSKYRYMQMINRKDKEYMRYGF; encoded by the coding sequence ATGCTCAAGGCAGAAAACAGTCTGGGAATCATATTTTTCCCTGCGTTTGACTGGGCAATTTCACCGACCCACCCGGAAAGAGAAGAACGCCTCCTCTATACACAGGATCAACTGCGTGAAGAGGGACTTTTTGATATTGAAGGAATCCGCGAATATAAGCCCGAAGTAGCAGAAACAGTAGACATCGAAAGAGTCCACTTCTGCTTTCCTGAAGCCGAAGCCATCGCCACCCGCTCTCACTATATTTCAGCAGGCGGAGCCATTAAAGCCGCCGAACTCGTTATGCAGGGAGAAAGAGACCGCGCCTTTGCCTTAGTACGTCCTCCCGGACATCATGCAATGAAAACGGTGCAAGGTTCACGCGGATTTTGCGCTATCAACATTGAAGCGATTATGTGTGAACACATCCGTGAAAAATACGGCCACAAACGCATCGCCATTATAGATACCGATTGTCATCATGGTGACGGTACACAGGATGTCTACTGGCACGATCCTGACACTCTATTTATATCTATGCATCAGGACGGACGAACACTTTATCCGGGTACCGGCTTTCCAAAGGACGCTGGCGGACCTAAAGCTCTGGGACGCACTATCAACATCCCGCTGCCACCCGGAACCTCCGATGCCGGATTCATGATGGTCATGGAAAAAATAGTCATGCCCATACTGGATGACTTTAAACCGGACTTGATCATAAACTCCGCAGGACAGGACAATCATTTCACCGACCCGATAACCAATATGAACTTTTCCGCACAGGGCTATGCCGCACTGAACTCTATGCTGAAGCCCGACATTGCCGTTCTGGAAGGTGGATATGCCATTCAAGGAGCTTTGCCCTATGTCAATCTGGGAATCAGCCTAGCAATGGCGGGAGTTGATTATTCACATGTCCGTGAACCGGGCTGGAACCCTATTACGCTAAAAGAACCAGATGATGTAATGAAATATATTGGAATGCTTTGTGACAGTATCCCGGACATTTATTTCAATCCGCCCAAAGAAAGCAATGAAGGCATTATCAACGGGAACTGGTCAGTTCGTCACCGCACCATTTTCTATGACACGGAAGGATTCACAGAGTCGCAGACGGAATCATTATTACTCTGTGACGAATGTCGCGGTTTATTGAAAGTAGAAACGCAAAAAGAAAACGGCCCCATGGGCTTCGGTATTGAAATTCCCATCGGAGCCTGTGATAAATGCCGGAACACCGGATATTCTTTACTGGAAGAAGCACAGGTCAAAAGCAAATATCGCTACATGCAAATGATCAACCGCAAAGATAAAGAGTACATGCGCTACGGATTTTGA